The bacterium genome contains a region encoding:
- a CDS encoding recombinase family protein yields MDERSNLSERTWVNFAERHRFDFDLDPEESRIVERVFMLYSQGIGYARIKKLTGCPLSIWGIAKLLENPFYAGKVKFGGIVETNNHQAIVSEKLFKKCQKVRESKGLKV; encoded by the coding sequence GTGGATGAACGGTCCAATTTATCTGAGCGCACATGGGTCAATTTTGCTGAGCGCCATAGGTTTGACTTTGACCTGGACCCGGAAGAATCCCGGATCGTAGAGCGGGTATTCATGCTTTACTCTCAGGGCATCGGCTATGCCAGGATAAAGAAGCTGACCGGCTGTCCTCTCTCAATATGGGGAATTGCAAAGCTCCTGGAGAATCCATTCTATGCCGGTAAGGTGAAATTCGGCGGGATTGTGGAAACCAATAATCATCAGGCAATCGTATCTGAGAAGTTATTCAAAAAGTGCCAAAAGGTAAGAGAAAGCAAAGGATTAA